The DNA window GGCCCCGGCCGGGGGGTTGGCCGGCGGAGCGCGACGCCGCGCTCGCCGCGATCTCCGCGGGGGCGCGGATCGTCCAGCTGCGCGACAAGACGTCGTCGGCGCGCGAGCTGGCGGAGAAGGCGCACGAGCTGGTGACGATCTGCCGCAAGCGGGGCGCCTACGTGCTGGTCAACGACCGGCTCGACGTCGCGCTCGCCGCGGGCGCCGACGGCGCGCACCTCGGCGAGAGCGACCTGCCGTGGCGCGAGGCGCGGCGGATCGCGCCGCGGCCGTTCCTCCTCGGCTTCTCCGCGGCGACCGCGGAGAGCGCGCGCGAGGCGCTGGCCGCGGGGGCCGACTACGTCGGCGCCGGCCCGGCCTACGTCACCGGGAGCAAGCTCGA is part of the bacterium genome and encodes:
- the thiE gene encoding thiamine phosphate synthase, with the translated sequence MIERAPFAEVAVHVVTGPRPGGWPAERDAALAAISAGARIVQLRDKTSSARELAEKAHELVTICRKRGAYVLVNDRLDVALAAGADGAHLGESDLPWREARRIAPRPFLLGFSAATAESAREALAAGADYVGAGPAYVTGSKLDAGDPLPTARFGELRALLGETPLVAIGGIACGGAAPLVRAGADAVAVISAVMGADDPGEAARRLVAEVLAARAERAALAAKRHPHKRG